In a genomic window of Pseudomonadota bacterium:
- a CDS encoding choice-of-anchor tandem repeat NxxGxxAF-containing protein, with product MIGMVCVLAIGIAVVPDPLRSVSAPPAPSGPIINLDDLTDPVEIVRVGDVVSSNFQPVGGRYDRFYQIQLNNNGQLAFHARLTDTDEGELDDTGLYEVSVNIGTGFVPLLAPVVQIFREGDSISIGDEDYTVANLPITWQWRLQDRPLLPPDLIGPAALPRLGIAALLNISDPPGPNLVLRDDQDRWQLVARNFEPAPTEDGDLILSTGKISAPYDRFQQRGFTFQTDLFNTPGGNTDDRAIYRFEPPTGGQVDSLRQVARTGSLSGGNSGELIAGISGLQGNASGSLVFYGENDSDDPDTSWSIYFQDSASETFRRVFGAEDFAPSEGLEAFRFQRAFELTLNNNDHMGFRGLLIRDDPATGFPELSSGLYVATPFGAITEVVAEGQPRPNDGGPFPSFRGGGAGPAAFNQLNQFAFRASDGVFLASADGTVELAREGNLYEGNVIDRFFNPMINDQGLVLIRAILNVGTIPDPDPDGGIITLQEEVLILTDGVDYATVARQGQEIGSQVVDDILGYEMNDHGAVVLVVRFENVVDAILRWRPRWGWRSAAGDGVWDNPANWTFSLPPNLDSNVVIEAPTDIRVAGPEANTQVNSLWLGQSLSAVTAVVGEGAITTTEGLMIGPNGVLEVAENKRATLGGPVFNDGVIQVDDGGQLVIAGLLAGNGRVSGVNGTVVIEGGIAPGR from the coding sequence ATGATTGGGATGGTCTGCGTTTTAGCGATTGGGATTGCGGTTGTACCTGACCCGCTTAGATCGGTGTCAGCCCCGCCAGCGCCATCTGGGCCGATAATCAACCTGGACGATCTGACGGACCCAGTCGAAATCGTCCGGGTCGGAGATGTTGTCTCGTCTAACTTCCAGCCCGTGGGTGGCCGCTACGACAGGTTTTATCAAATCCAGCTCAACAACAACGGCCAGTTGGCGTTCCATGCCCGACTGACTGATACGGACGAGGGCGAGCTTGATGACACCGGTCTCTACGAGGTTTCGGTCAATATTGGGACGGGTTTTGTCCCCCTGCTCGCCCCGGTCGTCCAGATCTTTCGCGAAGGGGATTCAATCTCCATCGGCGATGAAGATTACACCGTCGCCAATCTCCCCATTACCTGGCAATGGCGGCTGCAGGATCGTCCGCTACTACCACCGGACCTGATTGGTCCAGCCGCCCTGCCCCGCCTGGGAATCGCCGCGCTATTAAATATCAGCGACCCCCCCGGACCTAATCTGGTCTTGCGGGATGATCAGGACCGCTGGCAGCTTGTGGCCCGAAATTTCGAACCTGCGCCAACCGAGGACGGAGATCTCATTCTCAGCACAGGGAAAATCAGCGCGCCTTACGATCGGTTTCAGCAAAGGGGTTTTACTTTCCAGACGGACCTTTTCAATACCCCCGGTGGCAACACCGACGACCGCGCAATTTACCGATTTGAGCCTCCCACGGGTGGTCAGGTAGATAGTCTCAGGCAAGTGGCAAGAACTGGCTCGCTGTCAGGGGGTAATTCCGGTGAGCTCATTGCCGGCATTAGCGGACTCCAGGGCAACGCGAGTGGGTCGCTTGTTTTTTACGGTGAGAACGATTCCGACGATCCGGACACCAGCTGGAGCATCTACTTCCAAGACAGCGCCTCAGAGACGTTTCGACGCGTGTTCGGCGCCGAGGACTTTGCGCCTTCGGAAGGACTTGAGGCGTTCCGGTTTCAGCGCGCCTTTGAGCTTACGCTAAACAACAACGATCACATGGGCTTTCGCGGCCTGCTCATTCGAGATGACCCGGCCACAGGCTTTCCGGAACTCTCGAGTGGCCTCTATGTGGCCACACCCTTTGGCGCGATTACAGAGGTGGTTGCCGAGGGTCAGCCCAGGCCGAACGACGGCGGCCCATTCCCCTCCTTTCGGGGCGGAGGGGCCGGCCCGGCAGCGTTTAACCAACTCAATCAGTTTGCTTTTCGAGCCAGCGACGGCGTGTTTCTGGCATCAGCTGACGGGACCGTCGAGCTTGCCCGCGAAGGCAACCTGTACGAAGGCAACGTCATCGACCGCTTTTTCAATCCGATGATTAACGATCAGGGGTTGGTCTTGATTCGAGCGATACTAAACGTAGGGACCATCCCGGACCCGGATCCGGACGGCGGCATCATTACGCTGCAGGAGGAAGTATTAATCCTGACCGACGGCGTGGACTACGCGACGGTCGCTCGTCAGGGCCAGGAAATCGGGTCGCAGGTTGTGGACGACATTCTCGGCTACGAGATGAACGATCACGGTGCTGTGGTCCTCGTCGTCCGGTTTGAAAACGTTGTCGACGCAATTTTACGGTGGCGCCCACGATGGGGCTGGCGGTCGGCCGCCGGGGATGGCGTCTGGGACAATCCCGCAAACTGGACCTTCAGCTTGCCCCCCAATCTTGATAGCAACGTTGTGATTGAGGCACCCACCGACATCCGCGTCGCGGGCCCCGAGGCCAACACCCAAGTGAACTCTCTGTGGCTTGGTCAGAGCCTAAGCGCAGTCACCGCGGTCGTCGGCGAAGGTGCCATCACAACCACCGAGGGATTGATGATTGGGCCCAACGGGGTTTTGGAGGTCGCCGAGAACAAGAGGGCGACACTTGGCGGCCCGGTATTTAATGATGGCGTCATTCAGGTTGACGACGGCGGACAGTTGGTCATTGCCGGCCTGCTCGCCGGCAACGGCAGGGTTTCCGGGGTAAACGGCACCGTGGTCATTGAGGGAGGCATCGCTCCCGGGCGATGA
- a CDS encoding right-handed parallel beta-helix repeat-containing protein has product MEIAIRKAVLATIGAILLAPLLDKSAVAVTFTVDRTDHAPGAAGCTAAPVDCSLAGAIAAAGAMPGDDLIVLPADVLELTQNGSGPVIDSAVTIRGTGMADTTIVGGSIYREPAFKVAAGGTLVLEDLTVRGFFSTSDGGAITVTAEALASAELRRVTVTESQSDIAGGGISVLPPIGAAEPAFRLRLFDSVVSLNRTGGKNSELPCAGAGLGIHNGHVLIDNTLIVGNETIGVADGGGLCIGAAAEVSLIDTTVRSNETQLLGAGIYQRGGHLQIEAGEIEDNGQRISFVDAGAGVHSAAGSLSIRGTAFRFNDSSVADGPSALAARDLDSLILSDVSVTNGVNAGVAITVRDVMVAELKNLQLLGPRSRLRLFNVGEVQIEQLLIERRASERRGMEIRECPSVDISGLEVDGRDSGPVDGGVIITQSSVRITDCLLHHNRSVRGAGIGIGEGGAIKVNGSELFLTGCALYENQAEGGDGGAIWSADSDLIVNQSSLYRNRSDLAGGGISIRDGSTLSLLNTTLSRNHSPGATAMRVANFSEAELEHVTITGPVTDTSAESEPLISLTVSSMAFKNSALDGTCELLMSGGDPSSQGGNVLTDETCRLFNSGDQLVDELGIAPLADNGPTPALLSHLPRLDSPLTDTAMNCPPVDQRDRPRGEPCASGAVERLPEDDSLFANGFEPQ; this is encoded by the coding sequence ATGGAGATAGCGATTCGTAAAGCCGTGCTGGCAACCATCGGAGCCATTTTACTAGCGCCTTTACTGGACAAGTCTGCTGTCGCCGTAACGTTTACCGTCGACCGGACCGATCACGCCCCCGGTGCTGCCGGTTGCACTGCTGCCCCCGTTGACTGTTCCCTGGCCGGCGCCATCGCAGCTGCTGGAGCGATGCCGGGTGATGATCTGATCGTCTTGCCGGCTGATGTTCTCGAACTCACACAGAATGGTTCTGGCCCGGTCATCGACAGCGCAGTCACCATCCGCGGCACGGGAATGGCGGACACCACAATTGTGGGTGGCAGCATCTATCGGGAGCCCGCGTTCAAGGTTGCAGCCGGTGGCACTCTGGTTCTAGAAGACCTGACCGTAAGAGGATTTTTCAGCACGTCAGACGGCGGTGCCATTACCGTGACCGCAGAGGCCCTGGCAAGCGCGGAGCTGCGGCGGGTAACGGTGACGGAGTCTCAAAGCGACATCGCTGGCGGCGGCATCAGCGTACTGCCGCCGATTGGAGCAGCGGAGCCAGCGTTCAGGCTTCGCCTTTTCGATTCGGTTGTTAGCCTCAATAGAACCGGAGGCAAAAATTCTGAATTGCCTTGCGCAGGCGCTGGCCTTGGTATCCACAACGGTCACGTCTTGATCGACAACACACTCATCGTTGGCAATGAGACTATCGGCGTGGCTGATGGTGGCGGCCTTTGCATCGGGGCCGCCGCAGAGGTCTCGCTGATCGATACAACCGTTCGCAGCAATGAAACCCAGCTGCTGGGTGCCGGCATCTATCAACGAGGGGGCCATTTGCAAATCGAAGCGGGCGAAATCGAAGACAACGGCCAGAGAATCTCATTCGTGGATGCCGGCGCCGGTGTTCACAGCGCCGCGGGCTCCCTTTCGATCCGGGGCACCGCTTTTCGTTTCAACGACTCTTCGGTTGCCGACGGTCCCTCGGCCCTGGCGGCTCGAGATCTCGACTCGCTTATCTTGTCTGACGTTAGCGTAACTAACGGCGTCAATGCCGGCGTCGCGATCACGGTGAGAGACGTGATGGTCGCCGAGTTGAAGAACCTTCAACTGCTGGGACCCCGCTCCCGCCTCCGGCTGTTCAACGTAGGCGAGGTGCAAATCGAACAGCTGCTGATTGAGCGCAGGGCTAGCGAACGCCGAGGGATGGAGATACGTGAGTGCCCATCCGTGGATATCAGCGGCCTTGAGGTTGACGGCAGGGACTCCGGCCCCGTGGACGGAGGCGTCATCATTACGCAGTCTTCCGTTCGAATCACTGACTGCCTCTTGCACCATAACCGCTCTGTTCGAGGCGCCGGCATTGGCATTGGTGAAGGCGGAGCAATCAAAGTCAACGGAAGTGAACTGTTTCTGACGGGCTGCGCACTCTATGAAAACCAGGCAGAGGGCGGCGATGGCGGGGCAATCTGGAGCGCCGATTCCGATCTCATCGTCAATCAAAGCAGCCTCTACCGCAATCGGTCGGACTTGGCGGGCGGGGGTATCAGCATCCGCGATGGCAGCACGCTCTCCCTGCTCAACACAACCTTGAGCAGAAACCACTCGCCCGGAGCTACCGCAATGAGAGTTGCCAACTTCAGTGAGGCGGAGCTGGAACACGTGACGATCACTGGCCCCGTGACAGACACCAGCGCGGAGTCGGAGCCGCTGATAAGCCTGACCGTCTCATCCATGGCCTTCAAAAACTCGGCACTGGACGGGACCTGTGAGCTGCTCATGTCCGGCGGAGACCCGAGTTCCCAGGGTGGCAACGTGCTCACGGACGAAACCTGTCGCCTGTTTAACTCCGGGGATCAGCTGGTAGACGAGCTGGGGATCGCCCCCCTGGCCGACAACGGCCCGACCCCCGCCCTCTTGAGCCACCTTCCGAGACTGGACAGCCCGCTCACTGATACCGCCATGAACTGTCCGCCGGTGGATCAAAGAGACCGACCACGCGGCGAACCCTGCGCTTCGGGGGCTGTTGAGCGACTGCCAGAAGATGACTCGCTGTTTGCGAACGGCTTCGAGCCTCAATGA
- a CDS encoding choice-of-anchor Q domain-containing protein, with product MRDSSLFISQSSIYRNGAGNNGGGVTQFGGSLTAVNSTMSGNRSDGATALFVGGFGNAQLEHVTIAGPEVFLGTTPGPTIELIGTTATFTNSAVAGPCSLFFSGSVPESLGGNVVEDTSCLVSNSDDRVAEDLEILPLASIGSDRVIHLPRISSPLVDAATGCLAVDQRDVPRGEPCDAGSAERVEDDNFVFLNGFES from the coding sequence TTGAGAGATTCAAGCCTGTTCATTTCTCAAAGCAGCATTTACCGTAACGGCGCGGGGAACAACGGCGGTGGCGTTACCCAGTTTGGTGGGTCCCTCACGGCGGTCAACAGCACCATGAGCGGAAACCGGTCCGACGGCGCAACGGCGCTGTTTGTGGGAGGTTTCGGGAATGCTCAGCTTGAACACGTGACAATTGCAGGACCGGAGGTATTTCTCGGCACTACCCCGGGCCCCACGATCGAGCTGATCGGGACTACGGCAACCTTTACTAACAGCGCCGTCGCCGGCCCGTGTTCGCTGTTCTTTTCCGGCAGCGTACCGGAATCGTTGGGAGGGAACGTGGTTGAGGACACCTCTTGCCTGGTCTCGAACTCTGACGACCGCGTGGCGGAGGATCTTGAAATACTCCCGCTTGCCAGTATTGGTTCAGACCGCGTGATCCATCTCCCAAGGATAAGCAGTCCTCTGGTTGACGCTGCAACCGGTTGCCTGGCTGTCGATCAACGGGATGTGCCGCGCGGCGAGCCTTGCGATGCTGGATCCGCCGAACGGGTTGAAGACGACAACTTCGTGTTTCTGAATGGTTTCGAAAGTTAG
- a CDS encoding Ig-like domain-containing protein, with product MSLRRIPLALAVSSALTGSATWAQESIELRDLDGSNGFMAKGGDSFILSGLSVSGAGDVNGDGIDDIIIGASFANPDNKFYAGQSYVLFGRNAPLSGSVELSNLDGTNGFVLNGIDPYDYSGRSVSGAGDVNGDGLDDVIVGAYRADLGGKSFAGESYVVFGSDTGFPAGIDLDSLDGSNGFVLNGIEAFDTSGRSVSDSGDVNGDGIDDLIIGAENADPGENSSAGESYVVFGRSIGFSSTIDLENLDGLNGFVLNGIGIGDRSGRAVSDAGDVNGDGIADLLIGAYAADPGDNSSAGESYVVFGRDTGFSASVDLADLNGTNGFVMTGIDAGDRSGLAVSSAGDLNDDGFDDLIIGADLAGPDSRPLAGEGYVVFGRATGFSASIDLGSLNGSNGFTLIGADSNDRAGHSVSGAGDVNGDGIADLIIGASRGAPDGNGFAGESYVVFGRRTAFPPSISLGDLNGADGFVINGVDPGDASGVSVGGAGDVNGDGIDDLIIGASGADPNGISGAGETYVVFGNAAPASLGDTAFLFDELEDDTSASGSRLDFSVAASYLDVDPFGGLAIVDVHSVASEGQWQYSLDGVSWLNLSSNTSDTSAQVLSSESFLRFVPAANFTGQPGPLSVRLWDGRWRQPGSNVNIINAVGALGGFSTDDHLLDVTVNITPVNDAPSFAASNPPTVNEDPDGVTVGSWSAFNPGPGEGQQFALAYQVASVSNPGLFSILPTIDTLGNLVYDTRQDVSGTSTFDVRVVDSGGMANGGVNFSGFQTFTITVNPVNDPPNLIAENPPASSENDGPQTVSNWARVDVGALDEAGQEVSVSVSEVSNPALFTVPPAVDANGTLTYTAAPQNTGTSRFTVIASDNGGTANGGENASQPQQFEITVLGEVVFTDGFE from the coding sequence ATGAGTTTACGAAGAATTCCGCTAGCTCTAGCCGTTTCCTCAGCGCTCACCGGATCTGCGACCTGGGCTCAAGAGTCGATTGAACTGCGAGATCTCGATGGCAGCAACGGGTTCATGGCGAAAGGCGGCGACTCATTCATCCTCTCGGGCCTTTCAGTGAGCGGCGCCGGCGACGTGAATGGTGATGGTATTGACGACATCATCATCGGCGCGTCTTTCGCCAACCCCGACAACAAATTCTATGCCGGCCAAAGCTACGTGCTCTTTGGTCGAAACGCGCCTTTGAGCGGGAGTGTCGAACTCAGCAATCTGGATGGGACCAACGGATTTGTCTTAAACGGAATTGATCCATATGACTATTCCGGAAGGTCAGTCAGCGGCGCCGGCGACGTTAACGGCGATGGCTTGGATGACGTGATTGTCGGGGCTTACCGCGCTGATCTGGGCGGCAAGTCCTTTGCGGGCGAAAGCTATGTCGTGTTTGGCTCCGACACGGGCTTTCCCGCCGGCATCGACCTTGACAGCCTGGATGGCAGCAACGGTTTTGTCTTGAACGGCATCGAAGCCTTCGATACCTCGGGACGGTCAGTCAGCGATAGCGGCGATGTGAACGGCGACGGTATTGATGACTTGATCATCGGAGCTGAAAATGCTGACCCGGGTGAAAACAGCTCCGCCGGCGAAAGTTATGTGGTTTTTGGCCGCAGCATTGGCTTTTCCTCTACCATCGATCTCGAAAATCTGGACGGGCTTAACGGGTTTGTCCTAAACGGAATCGGAATCGGCGATCGATCGGGTCGCGCCGTGAGCGACGCCGGCGATGTGAACGGTGACGGGATCGCGGACCTCCTTATCGGCGCGTATGCAGCCGACCCCGGCGACAATTCGTCCGCCGGTGAAAGCTACGTAGTATTCGGTCGGGACACCGGCTTTTCCGCAAGTGTTGACCTTGCTGATCTCAACGGCACCAACGGTTTCGTCATGACCGGCATCGACGCAGGCGACCGCTCCGGACTCGCCGTGAGTAGCGCTGGTGATTTGAATGACGATGGCTTCGATGACCTGATCATCGGTGCAGATTTAGCCGGCCCCGATAGCCGGCCCTTAGCCGGTGAAGGCTATGTCGTGTTTGGTCGCGCCACTGGCTTTTCTGCGAGCATTGACCTTGGCAGTCTGAATGGCAGCAACGGTTTCACGCTCATCGGCGCGGACAGTAACGACCGTGCCGGCCACAGCGTGAGTGGCGCTGGCGATGTGAACGGCGACGGCATAGCAGACCTCATCATCGGCGCAAGCCGCGGCGCCCCCGACGGCAACGGTTTCGCTGGCGAAAGCTACGTTGTATTTGGTCGGCGTACAGCTTTTCCCCCGAGCATAAGCCTAGGCGATTTGAATGGAGCCGATGGTTTTGTCATCAACGGCGTCGACCCGGGTGATGCATCGGGAGTTTCGGTAGGCGGTGCCGGCGATGTCAACGGCGACGGTATCGACGACCTCATCATTGGCGCCAGCGGCGCCGACCCGAATGGAATCTCGGGGGCCGGCGAGACCTATGTTGTTTTTGGCAACGCAGCGCCGGCAAGTCTTGGTGATACGGCCTTCCTGTTCGACGAGCTTGAGGACGACACCAGCGCCAGCGGCAGTCGCCTCGACTTTAGCGTGGCGGCCAGCTACCTGGACGTTGATCCATTTGGCGGTCTAGCGATCGTGGATGTTCATTCCGTGGCCAGCGAAGGGCAGTGGCAATATTCCCTGGACGGAGTCAGTTGGCTCAACCTATCCAGCAACACCAGCGATACATCTGCCCAGGTCCTGTCGAGCGAGTCGTTTCTTCGCTTTGTGCCCGCCGCGAACTTCACAGGCCAACCTGGCCCACTCAGCGTGCGGCTCTGGGATGGCCGCTGGCGGCAGCCGGGCAGCAACGTGAACATCATCAACGCGGTCGGCGCCCTCGGGGGCTTTTCTACCGACGACCACCTGCTGGACGTTACCGTCAACATCACGCCGGTGAATGACGCCCCCAGCTTTGCCGCGAGCAATCCACCAACGGTAAACGAAGATCCAGACGGCGTCACCGTAGGGAGTTGGTCGGCCTTCAATCCAGGCCCTGGCGAGGGTCAACAGTTTGCGCTGGCCTACCAGGTGGCCAGTGTTTCCAACCCGGGCCTGTTCTCGATACTCCCTACCATCGACACCCTCGGCAACCTGGTCTATGACACGCGTCAGGATGTAAGCGGCACCAGCACCTTTGACGTTCGGGTGGTGGATTCCGGCGGCATGGCCAACGGCGGTGTTAACTTCTCCGGGTTTCAGACCTTTACGATCACGGTAAATCCCGTGAACGATCCGCCGAATCTGATTGCCGAAAACCCGCCGGCGAGCAGCGAGAACGACGGGCCACAAACGGTCTCGAACTGGGCCCGCGTCGACGTCGGCGCACTGGACGAGGCCGGCCAGGAGGTCAGCGTGAGCGTGAGCGAAGTTTCCAACCCGGCGCTGTTTACGGTGCCACCGGCGGTGGATGCCAACGGCACCCTTACGTACACCGCGGCTCCTCAGAATACTGGCACATCCCGCTTTACCGTCATCGCCAGCGACAACGGCGGTACGGCAAACGGCGGCGAGAATGCTTCACAACCGCAGCAATTCGAAATCACGGTGCTGGGTGAAGTCGTGTTTACGGACGGCTTTGAGTAG
- a CDS encoding choice-of-anchor Q domain-containing protein, with translation MCSSLITGGSASDWESNLEFKSVSRVGVLCFLMVSVPAVGDTFVVDRTDDDGALSACTDSPLDCSLRGALQAANLSAGPDQVVIPAGTYLLSQVSPDFDFLRITSEVTVRGAGMDETFISPSSGFASMAIAVEAGGDLTLEDVTLSGFAPMSSGDGGTSGSTGPGGALWITGELGARSQLNRVRIEDSEGRGGGAIIVSRSEGGFEPEFRLQLIDSIVSNNRATSNIQDCSGGGIAIFGGHALIQNTVIRGNRTVSDARRGGGICAQGAAALTVVDSLIAANAAESSGGGIYVESTSLEIHNTTIQENEVLNSLAGDGGGLTSMESDVLITNSRFESNVNRTSFTASTLSHVGNGTLVLQGAAVVSDLGNQYAVSFRDAKSTRISDTEFSGRGAIVVVRDTPLSMERVSMMPWEADLPAILLRGASLVAIDLFISKLGGETRQGSAIDAADSVLRVFGCHFDGHRAVSVAGDSTSGTGGALYAEGSDVELSGCTFDANTADVSGGAISLRDQSSLSVINSTFSNNVAGRAEALNITQFSDAALRNVTIADPNGSTQVEVTISTLTLAGSAVEGTCSLFASGGDTDSLGGNVVTTESCRVFGAGDSLTSDLLLHPLALNGGATPTHLPRIASPLLETGFSCPAEDQRGQPRGEPCDAGAVERVQSDNNLFLDGFEW, from the coding sequence TTGTGTTCCAGCCTGATCACTGGCGGTAGCGCCAGTGATTGGGAGAGCAATTTGGAATTCAAAAGTGTGTCGCGCGTTGGCGTTCTATGTTTCTTGATGGTGTCCGTACCAGCAGTCGGCGACACCTTTGTCGTAGACCGCACTGACGACGACGGTGCTTTGTCGGCCTGCACAGACTCTCCCCTTGACTGCTCGTTACGGGGGGCTCTGCAGGCCGCGAACCTCAGCGCTGGGCCTGACCAAGTTGTCATACCAGCCGGTACCTATTTGCTATCTCAGGTTTCGCCCGACTTCGACTTCTTGCGGATAACGAGCGAAGTGACGGTACGAGGCGCCGGCATGGATGAGACGTTCATCTCGCCTAGCAGCGGTTTTGCCAGCATGGCCATTGCCGTAGAGGCTGGCGGGGATTTGACATTGGAAGATGTCACGCTCTCGGGTTTCGCGCCAATGAGTTCAGGCGATGGCGGAACGAGTGGATCCACTGGCCCCGGCGGCGCACTTTGGATTACCGGTGAACTGGGTGCTCGGTCGCAGTTAAACCGCGTCAGAATTGAAGACTCTGAGGGTCGGGGTGGCGGTGCCATTATCGTCAGCCGATCGGAGGGCGGCTTTGAGCCAGAATTTCGGCTGCAGCTTATCGATTCTATTGTTTCGAACAATCGAGCAACTTCGAACATCCAGGACTGTAGCGGGGGAGGAATCGCAATATTTGGTGGTCACGCTCTGATCCAGAATACGGTGATCCGGGGAAACCGCACCGTCTCCGATGCGCGTCGCGGCGGCGGCATTTGCGCCCAAGGTGCCGCGGCTCTAACTGTGGTCGACAGCTTAATTGCTGCCAATGCCGCCGAATCCTCAGGCGGTGGGATTTATGTGGAATCCACTTCACTTGAAATTCACAACACGACCATCCAGGAAAACGAGGTCCTAAACTCGCTTGCGGGTGACGGTGGTGGATTGACCTCTATGGAATCTGATGTATTGATCACGAACAGCCGATTCGAATCAAACGTCAACAGAACCAGCTTTACCGCGTCCACTCTGTCTCACGTTGGAAACGGCACGTTGGTCCTGCAGGGGGCTGCAGTTGTAAGCGATCTTGGCAACCAGTACGCGGTTTCTTTTCGGGACGCGAAGAGCACCCGAATTTCAGACACCGAGTTTAGCGGCCGTGGTGCAATAGTGGTCGTTCGCGACACGCCGCTTTCGATGGAGCGAGTATCGATGATGCCGTGGGAAGCCGATTTGCCTGCGATTTTATTGCGGGGAGCCTCTCTCGTTGCTATTGACCTATTCATCAGCAAACTCGGGGGAGAAACGCGACAAGGCAGCGCTATCGATGCGGCAGATAGCGTTCTGAGAGTTTTCGGTTGCCACTTCGATGGTCATCGGGCAGTTTCCGTGGCGGGTGACAGCACCAGTGGAACGGGTGGCGCGTTGTACGCCGAGGGAAGCGACGTGGAACTTTCCGGGTGCACCTTTGACGCCAATACCGCTGACGTCAGCGGCGGCGCAATCTCGCTCCGTGATCAATCATCGCTTTCGGTTATCAATAGTACCTTCAGCAATAACGTCGCTGGGCGTGCCGAGGCCCTTAACATCACTCAGTTTAGTGACGCTGCACTGCGGAACGTAACCATTGCTGACCCAAACGGCTCAACGCAGGTTGAGGTGACCATTTCCACGCTGACACTCGCGGGCAGTGCAGTTGAAGGTACCTGCTCCCTTTTTGCCTCTGGCGGCGACACGGACTCTCTCGGTGGGAACGTTGTGACCACCGAGAGCTGCCGAGTATTCGGTGCCGGGGATTCGCTGACGAGCGATCTGCTTCTTCATCCGCTAGCGCTAAACGGTGGAGCTACGCCGACCCATCTTCCTCGTATTGCCAGTCCACTGTTGGAAACCGGGTTTTCCTGCCCAGCCGAAGATCAACGGGGGCAGCCGCGAGGTGAACCCTGCGACGCTGGTGCCGTGGAGCGAGTGCAAAGTGACAACAATCTGTTTCTCGACGGATTCGAATGGTGA
- a CDS encoding right-handed parallel beta-helix repeat-containing protein — protein MQPATSATEPAFRLRVIDSVVRDNLAEGQGSGLPCAGAGMALHNGPVHIEDSEITDNTASVLGRGGGLCIGADVEVRLVDSLVSRNRSLESGGGLFSEGGILWLEDSTVSLNTLNSAPRQGGGIYAMGGEVNVVGATFRFNGHVNPLTASTIHAEDLRRFSLSDSSVRSLSTGVGIEVFDASVVEISNLEISGLRTGVTLSDISESTIENLTIDRTQSDHSGLAVIDSQDMVIRSLTVLGTGGGSVARGAALVAELAEIQLENFFLPTIGSRTTAP, from the coding sequence GTGCAACCGGCGACCAGCGCCACCGAGCCAGCCTTCCGACTCCGGGTGATCGACTCGGTGGTTCGCGACAATCTAGCAGAAGGCCAGGGCTCGGGCCTCCCGTGTGCTGGTGCCGGCATGGCGCTCCACAACGGCCCTGTTCACATTGAAGACTCTGAGATAACCGATAACACGGCGAGCGTACTCGGCCGCGGTGGTGGATTGTGTATCGGCGCTGATGTTGAGGTCAGGTTGGTCGATTCACTGGTAAGCCGGAACCGATCCCTGGAGTCGGGGGGCGGTTTGTTCAGCGAGGGCGGGATTTTGTGGCTGGAAGATTCTACGGTTAGTCTCAATACCCTCAATAGCGCTCCGCGCCAGGGGGGCGGAATTTACGCCATGGGAGGCGAAGTGAATGTGGTCGGCGCCACATTCCGGTTCAATGGACACGTCAATCCCCTGACTGCGTCCACCATCCACGCCGAGGATCTGCGACGCTTTAGCCTCAGCGACTCCTCGGTTCGCAGCCTTTCCACAGGCGTAGGGATCGAGGTTTTTGACGCTTCCGTTGTCGAGATTTCCAACCTTGAGATCTCAGGACTGCGTACAGGCGTGACCCTTAGCGACATCAGCGAAAGTACTATTGAGAACCTCACCATCGATCGCACTCAGAGCGACCACTCGGGGCTCGCTGTCATCGACAGTCAGGATATGGTTATTCGATCGCTGACCGTTTTGGGCACTGGTGGCGGCTCTGTCGCCCGGGGAGCTGCTCTCGTCGCTGAACTTGCTGAAATTCAGCTCGAAAACTTTTTTTTGCCGACAATTGGGTCGAGGACGACGGCACCCTAA